In Sphingomonas sp. LR60, the following are encoded in one genomic region:
- the dnaE gene encoding DNA polymerase III subunit alpha — translation MPHSGFVPLRIFSSYTMLDGAIEPKAIAKRAAKLGFPAAALTDRNGLYAAMAFSDAAMGAGVQPVIGTMLGVARPDMPEGIATATDWIALYAQDETGYDNLCALVSHAHLDRPLELAPHVGFDLLERHSAGLIALTAGGEGGVARLFAEDQPDRAMAYADRLAAIFGDRLYIELCRRDDAIEDKAEPLLLDLAYDRGWPLVATNPCCFEEADFGDAHDAMLCIASSSYVESEDRPRSCGHAWMKPAIDMAALFADLPEALANTLIVAQRCAVAAPKRKPILPSLAGDREGEAAMLRNDAAAGLEARLDRIEELGAQPTDDPNWRDAYRERLAFEVDVIIQMGFPGYFLIVADFIKWAKDHDIPVGPGRGSGAGSVVAWALTITDLDPMKLGLLFERFLNPERVSMPDFDIDFCETRRGEVIRYVQEKYGRDQVAQIITFGKLKARAVLKDTGRVLQMSYGQIDRLAKLVPNHPTDPWDLKRALNGVPEIAREYSNDNQVRHLWDLATKLEGLPRHSSTHAAGVVIGDRPLAQLVPLYRDPRSDMPVTQFDMKYVEGAGLVKFDFLGLKTLSVLKKAIELLEKRDIHVDLDALHWDDEGVYKLLQRGDTVGVFQLESEGMRRTLSAVRPTNFGDIVALVSLYRPGPMDNIPSFGRRKQGTEEITYPHPLLEPILAETYGIFVYQEQVMQAAQVLAGYSLGGADLLRRAMGKKIKAEMDAQRATFVTGCAEHNQIPAPYANQLFDLIDKFAGYGFNKSHAAAYALLAYQTAWLKAHHPAEFFAASMCYDLHLTDKLAIFVDDARRLGIPLLPPCINGSVAEFDVQLNDEGQPAVRYALAALKSVGEGAMEKLCEERSTAGPFKRLDDLAARVDPRLLNKRQLETLAAGGAFDGLEPNRAGIHAVAETVLAIAARTHEGRTSGQGGLFGDDAGAGDAIKLPANARWSLAERMEQEKEAFGFYFSAHPVDRYRHLAKTHGARTYVTLGELQIADGARVMATMAVLVEEARWRTSARGKRYMMATLSDATGQFMATCFDDGPAADLEEAAKNGGCGLATVELDRRPGEETPRVTVKSIKPFETLATSTRFALEVHVADASAVAGLAALIGPLRGARGKVTLKVPIGEGEIATVILDRDFALDAELAERIETLPGVTKVDFEVEETRLRSVG, via the coding sequence ATGCCGCATTCCGGGTTCGTGCCGCTCCGCATCTTTTCCAGCTACACCATGCTCGATGGCGCGATCGAGCCGAAGGCGATCGCCAAGCGCGCGGCGAAGCTCGGCTTCCCCGCCGCGGCGCTGACCGACCGCAATGGCCTCTATGCCGCGATGGCGTTTTCGGACGCGGCGATGGGCGCGGGCGTGCAGCCGGTGATCGGCACGATGCTGGGCGTCGCACGCCCCGACATGCCCGAAGGCATCGCGACCGCGACCGACTGGATCGCGCTCTATGCGCAGGACGAGACGGGCTACGACAATCTCTGCGCGCTGGTCAGTCATGCGCATCTCGATCGTCCGCTCGAACTCGCGCCGCATGTCGGCTTCGACTTGCTGGAGCGGCATTCCGCCGGGTTGATCGCGCTGACCGCCGGGGGCGAGGGCGGCGTGGCCCGGCTGTTTGCCGAGGACCAGCCCGATCGCGCCATGGCCTATGCCGACCGGCTGGCGGCGATCTTCGGCGACCGGCTGTATATCGAATTGTGCCGCCGCGACGACGCGATCGAGGACAAGGCCGAGCCGCTGCTGCTCGACCTCGCCTATGATCGCGGCTGGCCGCTCGTCGCCACCAATCCGTGCTGTTTCGAGGAAGCCGATTTCGGCGACGCGCATGACGCGATGCTGTGCATTGCTTCGTCGAGCTATGTCGAAAGCGAGGACCGCCCGCGCAGCTGCGGCCATGCATGGATGAAGCCCGCGATCGACATGGCGGCGCTGTTCGCCGACCTGCCCGAGGCGCTCGCCAACACGCTGATCGTCGCGCAACGCTGCGCGGTCGCTGCGCCGAAGCGCAAGCCGATCCTCCCCAGCCTCGCGGGTGACCGCGAGGGTGAGGCAGCGATGCTCCGCAACGACGCCGCCGCCGGTCTGGAGGCGCGGCTCGACCGGATCGAGGAACTCGGCGCGCAGCCCACCGACGATCCGAACTGGCGCGACGCCTATCGCGAGCGGCTGGCGTTCGAGGTCGACGTCATCATCCAGATGGGCTTCCCCGGCTATTTCCTGATCGTCGCCGACTTCATCAAATGGGCGAAGGATCACGACATTCCGGTCGGGCCGGGGCGTGGTTCGGGCGCTGGCTCGGTCGTCGCCTGGGCGCTGACGATCACCGATCTCGATCCGATGAAGCTGGGGCTGCTGTTCGAGCGCTTCCTCAATCCGGAACGCGTGTCGATGCCCGATTTCGACATCGACTTCTGCGAAACCCGGCGTGGCGAGGTCATCCGCTACGTTCAGGAGAAATACGGCCGCGATCAGGTCGCGCAGATCATCACCTTCGGAAAGCTGAAGGCGCGCGCGGTGCTCAAGGACACCGGGCGCGTGCTTCAGATGAGCTATGGCCAGATCGACCGGCTCGCCAAATTGGTGCCGAACCATCCGACCGACCCGTGGGACCTCAAGCGCGCGCTGAACGGCGTGCCGGAGATTGCGCGCGAATATTCCAACGATAATCAGGTCCGGCACCTCTGGGACCTTGCGACGAAACTGGAGGGGCTGCCACGCCACTCCTCGACGCACGCCGCGGGCGTGGTGATCGGCGACCGGCCGCTCGCGCAGCTCGTCCCGCTCTACCGCGATCCGCGTTCCGACATGCCGGTCACGCAGTTCGACATGAAATATGTCGAGGGCGCCGGGCTGGTAAAGTTCGACTTCCTCGGGCTCAAGACGCTGTCGGTGCTCAAGAAAGCGATCGAGCTGCTCGAGAAGCGCGACATCCACGTCGATCTCGACGCGCTGCACTGGGACGACGAGGGCGTCTACAAATTGCTCCAGCGCGGCGACACGGTCGGCGTGTTCCAGCTGGAATCGGAAGGGATGCGGCGCACGCTGTCGGCGGTGCGCCCGACCAATTTCGGCGACATCGTCGCGCTCGTCTCGCTCTATCGTCCCGGCCCGATGGACAACATCCCGTCGTTCGGTCGGCGTAAGCAGGGGACGGAGGAGATTACCTACCCCCACCCGCTGCTCGAGCCGATCCTGGCCGAGACCTATGGCATCTTCGTCTATCAGGAACAGGTGATGCAGGCCGCGCAGGTGCTGGCGGGCTACTCGCTCGGCGGCGCTGATCTGTTGCGGCGCGCGATGGGCAAGAAGATCAAGGCGGAGATGGACGCGCAGCGCGCCACCTTCGTCACCGGTTGCGCCGAGCACAACCAGATTCCCGCGCCCTACGCCAACCAGCTGTTCGACTTGATCGACAAGTTCGCCGGCTATGGCTTCAACAAGTCGCACGCCGCGGCCTATGCGTTGCTCGCGTACCAGACTGCGTGGCTGAAGGCGCATCACCCGGCGGAGTTCTTCGCGGCGTCGATGTGTTACGACCTCCACCTGACCGACAAACTGGCGATCTTCGTCGACGACGCGCGGCGGCTCGGCATCCCGCTGCTCCCGCCGTGCATCAACGGCAGCGTGGCGGAGTTCGACGTCCAGTTGAACGACGAAGGCCAGCCGGCGGTCCGCTACGCGCTCGCCGCGCTCAAGTCGGTCGGCGAGGGCGCGATGGAGAAGCTCTGCGAGGAGCGCAGCACCGCCGGGCCGTTCAAGAGGCTCGACGATCTCGCCGCGCGCGTCGATCCGCGGCTGCTCAACAAGCGCCAGCTCGAAACGCTGGCGGCGGGCGGTGCCTTCGACGGGCTGGAGCCCAACCGCGCGGGCATCCATGCCGTCGCCGAGACGGTGCTCGCGATCGCCGCGCGCACGCACGAGGGGCGGACAAGCGGGCAGGGCGGGCTGTTCGGCGACGATGCCGGCGCGGGCGACGCGATCAAGCTCCCCGCCAACGCGCGCTGGTCGCTCGCCGAGCGGATGGAGCAGGAAAAGGAGGCGTTCGGCTTCTATTTCTCCGCGCACCCGGTCGACCGCTATCGCCACCTCGCCAAGACGCACGGCGCGCGCACCTATGTGACGCTCGGCGAGTTGCAGATCGCCGACGGCGCGCGCGTGATGGCGACGATGGCGGTGCTGGTCGAGGAAGCGCGCTGGCGCACCTCGGCGCGCGGCAAGCGTTACATGATGGCGACGCTTTCCGACGCGACGGGGCAGTTCATGGCGACCTGTTTCGACGACGGCCCCGCCGCCGATCTCGAAGAGGCTGCCAAGAACGGCGGCTGCGGCCTCGCCACCGTCGAGCTGGACCGCCGCCCCGGCGAGGAAACGCCGCGTGTGACGGTCAAGTCGATCAAGCCGTTCGAAACGCTGGCCACCTCGACGCGCTTCGCGCTGGAGGTGCATGTCGCCGATGCGAGTGCGGTGGCGGGGCTCGCCGCGCTGATCGGCCCCTTGCGCGGCGCACGCGGCAAGGTGACGCTCAAGGTGCCGATCGGTGAGGGCGAGATCGCGACCGTGATCCTCGACCGCGACTTCGCGCTCGACGCCGAACTGGCGGAGCGGATCGAGACGCTGCCCGGCGTGACCAAGGTCGACTTCGAGGTCGAGGAAACCCGCCTGCGGTCGGTGGGATAG
- a CDS encoding TetR-like C-terminal domain-containing protein, whose translation MFLDALSAADAEGSDAERLVAQGAAYVDFACAHPALFRAMFARGAAAPKQPDAPAFAILTGRVAALVGAEDAVASLGCWAIVHGMATLALDGGLTLEPAQVRAVLRTYVAGIVAGAR comes from the coding sequence ATGTTTCTCGATGCGTTGTCGGCTGCGGATGCCGAGGGCAGCGATGCCGAGCGGCTGGTGGCGCAGGGGGCGGCCTATGTCGACTTCGCGTGCGCGCATCCGGCGCTGTTTCGCGCGATGTTCGCCCGCGGCGCGGCCGCCCCGAAGCAGCCCGACGCGCCGGCGTTCGCGATCCTCACCGGCCGCGTCGCGGCGCTGGTCGGTGCGGAGGATGCGGTCGCTTCCCTGGGGTGCTGGGCGATCGTGCATGGCATGGCGACGCTGGCGCTGGATGGCGGCCTGACGCTGGAGCCTGCGCAGGTGCGCGCGGTGTTGCGGACGTATGTCGCGGGGATCGTGGCGGGGGCGCGCTAG
- a CDS encoding monooxygenase family protein: MQASDAKRMTVDLAEWPDLVVVMLGFRVGSLRGLPSFLRIGRGLREIAQSPPDGLLAAHQCLHGWNHVGIRQYWRDLESLEAFTRSMPHAGWWKDFLADRHGNGFWHEAYAARGGMEAIYIDMPQATGLGTFAPALPAHGRLLSSRGRLGR; this comes from the coding sequence ATGCAAGCCAGCGATGCGAAGAGGATGACGGTCGATCTCGCCGAGTGGCCGGATTTGGTCGTGGTGATGCTCGGCTTCCGCGTCGGCAGCCTGCGCGGTTTGCCGTCGTTCCTGCGCATCGGTCGCGGCCTGCGGGAGATCGCGCAATCGCCGCCCGACGGGCTGCTCGCTGCGCATCAATGCCTGCACGGCTGGAACCATGTCGGCATCCGCCAATATTGGCGCGACCTCGAAAGTCTCGAAGCGTTCACCCGCTCGATGCCGCATGCCGGCTGGTGGAAGGATTTCCTAGCCGATCGCCACGGCAACGGCTTCTGGCACGAGGCCTATGCGGCACGCGGCGGGATGGAGGCGATCTACATCGACATGCCGCAGGCCACTGGCCTCGGCACCTTCGCCCCGGCGCTGCCTGCCCATGGGCGATTGCTGTCGAGCAGGGGGCGACTGGGACGTTAA
- a CDS encoding PA0069 family radical SAM protein, with the protein MANPRPHRGATLNARSARFNLPQAEEDDDWRDARTLIDGAPPPVRTTVTVEHPRSIISRNQSPDVPFDRSINAYRGCEHGCIYCFARPSHAFHDLSPGLDFETKLFAKPDAATLLRAELRKPGYACAPIAMGTNTDPYQPIEREWRITRALIEVLAACDHPLVITTKSDRVVRDLDLLGPMAAKGLVAVAMSVTSLDPRIAMTLEPRATTPERRLAAVRALSDAGVPTYVNMAPVIPAITDSEVETIVARAAAAGALGVSYIPVRLPWEVAPLFRAWLDEHYPDRAGKVMAIIQSLRGGKDNDPRFGMRMKGQGPWAELLRTRFRIARTKAGFPDRRRALDLRCDLFRKPAGAQGELF; encoded by the coding sequence ATGGCGAATCCACGGCCTCACCGCGGCGCGACCCTCAATGCACGGAGCGCGCGCTTCAATCTGCCGCAGGCGGAAGAGGATGACGACTGGCGCGACGCGCGCACGCTGATCGACGGCGCGCCGCCGCCGGTGCGCACGACCGTCACCGTCGAGCATCCGCGCTCGATCATCTCGCGCAACCAGTCTCCCGACGTGCCGTTCGATCGCTCGATCAACGCCTATCGCGGCTGCGAACATGGCTGCATCTATTGCTTCGCACGGCCGAGCCATGCCTTCCACGATCTGTCGCCGGGGCTCGATTTCGAGACCAAGCTGTTCGCCAAGCCCGATGCCGCCACGTTGCTGCGCGCCGAGCTGCGTAAGCCCGGCTATGCCTGTGCGCCGATCGCGATGGGGACGAACACCGATCCCTATCAGCCGATCGAGCGCGAATGGCGGATCACGCGCGCGCTGATCGAGGTGCTGGCGGCATGCGATCATCCTTTGGTCATCACCACCAAGTCCGACCGGGTGGTGCGCGATCTCGATCTGCTCGGCCCGATGGCTGCCAAGGGGCTGGTCGCGGTGGCGATGTCGGTGACCTCGCTCGATCCGCGCATCGCGATGACGCTGGAGCCGCGCGCGACCACGCCCGAACGGCGGCTGGCGGCGGTGCGCGCGCTGAGCGACGCAGGCGTGCCGACCTATGTCAACATGGCGCCGGTGATCCCCGCGATCACCGACAGCGAGGTCGAGACGATCGTCGCGCGCGCGGCAGCGGCGGGGGCGCTGGGCGTGTCGTACATTCCGGTACGGCTGCCGTGGGAGGTCGCGCCGCTGTTTCGCGCGTGGCTCGACGAACATTATCCCGATCGCGCGGGGAAGGTCATGGCGATCATCCAGTCGCTGCGGGGTGGCAAGGACAATGACCCGCGCTTCGGAATGCGGATGAAGGGTCAGGGGCCGTGGGCGGAGTTGCTGCGCACGCGCTTTCGGATCGCGCGGACCAAGGCGGGATTTCCCGACCGGCGGCGTGCGCTGGACCTGCGGTGCGATCTGTTCCGCAAGCCGGCTGGCGCGCAGGGGGAGTTATTTTAG
- a CDS encoding VOC family protein — protein MARLYYLELPTRDRAASKGFYAQAFGWTFTDFGPDYAATLSGDTDVGLDAAADRIAAPLPVIEVEDLEAVQDAVERAGGTITVPIFAFPGGRRFHFRDIDGHELAASQAG, from the coding sequence GTGGCCCGCCTCTATTATCTCGAATTGCCGACCCGCGACCGTGCAGCGTCGAAAGGCTTCTATGCGCAGGCGTTCGGCTGGACCTTCACCGACTTCGGCCCGGATTATGCGGCGACGCTCAGCGGCGACACCGACGTCGGACTCGACGCCGCGGCGGATCGGATCGCCGCGCCTTTGCCGGTGATCGAGGTGGAGGATCTGGAGGCGGTACAGGATGCCGTCGAACGCGCAGGCGGGACGATCACCGTGCCGATCTTCGCCTTTCCGGGCGGACGGCGCTTCCACTTTCGCGATATCGACGGCCACGAGCTGGCGGCGTCGCAGGCGGGCTGA
- the moaB gene encoding molybdenum cofactor biosynthesis protein B — MPIDESRAFLPVRIAVLTVSDTRGLAEDRSGDTLVERLFNAGHLLAERAILRDDVDAIIAQLHRWIDDPRIDCIITTGGTGVTGRDVTPEAVERVADKMIPGFGELFRWLSFQTIGTSTVQSRACACVARGTYVFALPGSTGAVKDAWDGILSTQLDSRHRPCNFVELMPRLMER; from the coding sequence ATGCCGATCGACGAAAGCCGCGCCTTCCTGCCCGTCCGCATCGCGGTCCTTACCGTGTCCGACACGCGCGGGCTGGCGGAGGATCGCTCTGGCGACACGTTGGTCGAGCGCCTGTTCAACGCGGGGCACCTTCTCGCCGAGCGCGCGATCCTGCGCGACGACGTCGACGCGATCATCGCGCAACTCCACCGCTGGATCGACGATCCGCGGATCGATTGCATCATCACCACCGGCGGCACCGGCGTCACCGGGCGCGACGTGACACCCGAGGCGGTCGAGCGCGTCGCGGACAAGATGATCCCCGGCTTCGGCGAATTGTTCCGCTGGCTGAGCTTCCAGACGATCGGCACCTCGACGGTGCAGAGCCGCGCCTGCGCCTGCGTGGCGCGGGGAACCTATGTGTTCGCGCTGCCGGGGTCGACCGGCGCGGTGAAGGACGCGTGGGACGGCATCCTGTCGACGCAACTGGATAGCCGCCACCGGCCGTGCAATTTCGTCGAATTGATGCCGCGGCTGATGGAGCGATAG
- a CDS encoding lytic transglycosylase domain-containing protein, with translation MFAAIHEGRWTDAQLALDGMATGPLHAYARAELYTAKGSPKADGAAVARLLAEAPELPQGDALLRVAKARGISDLPVLPEQQRLIWNDGAPIRVRAKATASDQIAADLAVKMQPFVKADLGAEAQTLLESTFGLSPEAQTEWQARIAWIYFLQGLDPQARAMGAKAALGSGDWAIHGRWTQALAAWRQQDCATTQTEFENVAARSPDIDLRATALFWAARADMACGRPDKVEARLKVAAQYGETFYGLLARQALGLAMPAVRPQRVSADWTRLERRPNIRVAAALAEIGESDDADRVVRQQARIGTPAEFTSLVRFSESLNLPATTVWLAHNLPQGTVATADTRYPMPNWTPDTGWRIDKALVYAHTLQESGFRNKVRSPAGAFGLMQIMPAAATDYMRERGLTIDQDALARPSTNIDIGQRHIEKLRDMGLTGGLLPKVIAAYNAGPKPVGEWNALVHDNGDPLLYIESIPYWETRGYVVTVLRNYWMYEAQGGKAKSPSRAALAQGMWPRFPGLPGASAVRMNPAPNTALAVNASVGVQTPIQSN, from the coding sequence GTGTTCGCCGCGATCCATGAAGGGCGCTGGACCGATGCGCAGCTCGCGCTCGACGGCATGGCGACCGGCCCGCTCCACGCCTATGCGCGTGCCGAGCTGTACACTGCCAAGGGCTCGCCCAAGGCAGACGGCGCGGCGGTCGCGCGGTTGCTGGCCGAGGCGCCCGAGCTGCCACAGGGCGATGCGCTGCTGCGCGTGGCGAAGGCGCGCGGGATCAGCGACCTGCCCGTCCTCCCCGAACAGCAGCGGCTGATCTGGAACGATGGCGCCCCGATCCGCGTGCGCGCCAAGGCGACCGCCAGCGACCAGATCGCCGCCGATCTGGCGGTGAAGATGCAGCCGTTCGTCAAGGCCGATCTGGGCGCAGAGGCGCAGACGCTGCTGGAGAGCACCTTCGGCCTGTCGCCCGAGGCGCAGACCGAGTGGCAGGCACGGATCGCGTGGATCTATTTCCTGCAAGGGCTCGACCCGCAGGCGCGCGCGATGGGTGCGAAGGCCGCGCTGGGTAGTGGCGACTGGGCGATCCACGGGCGCTGGACGCAGGCGCTGGCGGCGTGGCGGCAGCAGGATTGCGCGACGACGCAGACCGAGTTCGAGAATGTCGCGGCGCGTAGCCCCGATATCGATCTGCGCGCCACCGCCCTGTTCTGGGCGGCGCGCGCCGACATGGCGTGCGGGCGGCCCGACAAGGTCGAGGCGCGGCTGAAGGTCGCGGCGCAATATGGCGAGACCTTCTATGGGCTGCTCGCGCGACAAGCGCTGGGGTTGGCGATGCCGGCCGTGCGCCCGCAGCGGGTCTCGGCGGACTGGACGCGGTTAGAGCGGCGTCCGAACATCCGCGTCGCCGCAGCGCTGGCCGAGATCGGCGAGAGTGACGATGCCGATCGCGTGGTGCGGCAACAGGCACGGATCGGCACGCCGGCCGAGTTCACCAGCCTCGTCCGTTTCAGCGAATCGCTGAACCTGCCCGCGACGACCGTGTGGCTGGCCCACAATCTGCCGCAGGGCACGGTCGCTACCGCTGACACGCGCTATCCGATGCCGAACTGGACGCCGGACACCGGGTGGCGGATCGACAAGGCGCTGGTCTACGCCCACACGCTGCAGGAATCGGGTTTCCGCAACAAGGTGCGCAGCCCGGCGGGGGCATTCGGGCTCATGCAGATCATGCCCGCCGCCGCGACCGATTACATGCGCGAGCGTGGACTGACGATCGACCAGGATGCGCTGGCGCGGCCGTCGACCAATATCGATATCGGACAGCGGCATATCGAGAAGCTGCGCGACATGGGGCTGACCGGTGGGCTGCTGCCCAAGGTGATCGCCGCCTATAATGCCGGGCCGAAGCCGGTCGGCGAATGGAACGCGCTGGTCCACGATAACGGCGATCCGCTGCTCTATATCGAGAGCATCCCGTATTGGGAGACGCGCGGCTATGTGGTGACGGTGCTGCGCAACTACTGGATGTACGAGGCGCAGGGCGGCAAGGCGAAGAGCCCGAGCCGTGCGGCGCTGGCGCAGGGCATGTGGCCGCGCTTCCCCGGCCTGCCCGGGGCAAGCGCGGTGCGGATGAACCCTGCGCCGAACACCGCGCTGGCGGTGAACGCCAGCGTCGGGGTGCAGACGCCGATCCAGTCGAACTGA
- a CDS encoding uracil-DNA glycosylase family protein: protein MGADQNLDWTKAAASALDWWHDAGVDVVVGDDGFAWLDSAARQLAARQAVRPAVAEVAPASDALPENATAFAAWRIGEAAPEARWGGGAIAASGPADAELMVFVDCPERDDRELLMEGEVGRLFERMLAAIGRSRADTALASVCVRRPTTGRVPRETEARLGEIARHHVGLAAPKRLLVMGDAASRAILTMNVADARGRFHTLNHKNGRVTQVVASHHPRFLLDRPAAKAEAWKDLLLLTGEVES, encoded by the coding sequence ATGGGGGCCGATCAGAATCTCGACTGGACGAAGGCGGCGGCCAGCGCGCTCGACTGGTGGCACGATGCCGGGGTCGACGTGGTGGTCGGCGACGACGGGTTCGCGTGGCTCGACAGCGCGGCGCGGCAGCTCGCCGCGCGGCAGGCGGTACGTCCGGCGGTGGCCGAGGTCGCGCCGGCCAGCGACGCGCTGCCCGAGAATGCGACGGCGTTCGCGGCATGGCGGATCGGCGAGGCCGCGCCGGAAGCGCGCTGGGGCGGCGGCGCGATCGCGGCGAGCGGGCCGGCAGACGCGGAGCTGATGGTGTTCGTCGACTGCCCGGAGCGCGACGATCGCGAATTGCTGATGGAGGGCGAGGTCGGACGGCTGTTCGAGCGGATGCTTGCCGCGATCGGGCGCTCGCGTGCCGATACCGCGCTCGCCTCGGTCTGCGTGCGGCGGCCGACCACCGGTCGCGTGCCGCGCGAGACCGAGGCGCGGCTGGGCGAGATCGCGCGGCATCATGTCGGGCTCGCCGCGCCGAAGCGGTTGCTGGTGATGGGCGATGCGGCCAGCCGTGCGATCCTGACGATGAACGTCGCCGATGCGCGCGGTCGTTTTCATACACTTAACCATAAGAATGGCAGGGTCACGCAAGTCGTGGCGAGCCATCATCCGCGCTTCCTGCTCGACCGGCCTGCGGCGAAGGCGGAAGCGTGGAAGGATTTGTTGTTGCTGACCGGGGAGGTCGAATCGTGA
- a CDS encoding electron transfer flavoprotein-ubiquinone oxidoreductase, with product MSDRESMPYDVVIVGAGPAGLSAAIRLKQLAAERDADLSVCVLEKGSEVGAHILSGAVIDPQTLDELLPTWRDDGCPLAEVPVTQNVHWVLTKAGKVNLPHLWTPPFLHNKGTYTGSLANLCRWLAGKAEELGVEIFPGFAAAEILFNEDGSVKGVATGDMGVARDGTHKGDYQPGLELHAKYTFFSEGCRGHLSKELMRIFDLRRDCDPQVYGLGVKELWDIDPALHEPGKVVHTQGWPLSEHGGNGGGWIYHQAGGQVSIGFVTWLNYSNPYVSPFQEMQKWKTHPQVAALLKGGKRVSYGARAISDGGLQSIPKLVFPGGALIGDSAGFLNVPRIKGTHTAMKSGMLAAEAAVDAILSQRGGDELAAYPEAFERSWVKKELSIVRNVVPLVKKFGDLLGSGLAGVTMWAEYVGLKMPFTLHHHPDHETLWRKDLVKKIDYPKADGVLTFDRLSSVFLSNTNHEEDQPVHLTLKDPDVPVAYNLPLYDEPAQRYCPAGVYEIVGEETGDPKFVINAQNCVHCKTCDIKDPTQNINWVVPEGGGGPNYPNM from the coding sequence GTGAGCGACCGCGAATCCATGCCCTATGACGTGGTGATCGTCGGCGCCGGCCCGGCCGGGCTGTCGGCGGCGATCCGCCTCAAGCAGCTCGCCGCCGAACGCGATGCGGACCTCTCGGTCTGCGTGCTCGAAAAGGGCTCGGAGGTCGGCGCGCACATCCTGTCGGGCGCGGTGATCGACCCGCAGACGCTCGACGAATTGCTCCCGACGTGGCGCGACGACGGTTGCCCGCTCGCCGAGGTGCCGGTGACGCAGAACGTCCACTGGGTGCTGACCAAGGCGGGCAAGGTCAACCTCCCCCACCTGTGGACCCCGCCGTTCCTCCACAACAAGGGCACGTACACCGGCTCGCTCGCCAACCTGTGCCGCTGGCTCGCCGGCAAGGCCGAGGAGCTGGGCGTCGAGATCTTCCCCGGCTTCGCCGCCGCCGAGATCCTGTTCAACGAGGACGGCAGCGTGAAGGGCGTCGCGACCGGCGACATGGGCGTCGCGCGCGACGGCACGCACAAGGGCGACTATCAGCCCGGCCTCGAACTCCACGCCAAATACACCTTCTTCTCCGAGGGCTGCCGTGGGCACCTCTCCAAGGAACTGATGCGCATCTTCGACCTGCGCCGCGATTGCGATCCGCAGGTCTATGGCCTGGGCGTCAAGGAATTGTGGGACATCGACCCCGCGCTCCACGAACCCGGCAAGGTCGTCCACACGCAGGGCTGGCCGCTCAGCGAGCATGGCGGCAACGGCGGCGGCTGGATCTACCACCAGGCCGGCGGGCAGGTGTCGATCGGCTTCGTGACGTGGCTCAACTATTCCAACCCCTATGTCTCCCCGTTCCAGGAGATGCAGAAGTGGAAGACCCATCCGCAGGTCGCCGCGCTGCTCAAGGGCGGCAAGCGCGTCAGCTACGGCGCGCGCGCGATCAGCGACGGCGGGTTGCAGTCGATCCCGAAGCTGGTCTTCCCGGGCGGCGCGCTGATCGGCGACAGCGCCGGCTTCCTCAACGTGCCGCGCATCAAGGGCACCCACACCGCGATGAAGAGCGGGATGCTCGCCGCCGAGGCCGCGGTCGACGCGATCCTGTCGCAGCGCGGCGGCGACGAACTGGCCGCCTATCCGGAGGCGTTCGAGCGCAGCTGGGTCAAGAAGGAGCTGTCGATCGTCCGCAACGTCGTGCCGCTGGTCAAGAAGTTCGGCGACCTGCTCGGCTCGGGTCTGGCGGGCGTTACGATGTGGGCGGAATATGTCGGGCTCAAGATGCCGTTCACGCTGCATCATCACCCGGACCACGAGACCTTGTGGCGCAAGGATCTCGTCAAGAAGATCGACTATCCGAAGGCGGACGGCGTGCTGACCTTCGATCGCCTGTCGTCGGTGTTCCTGTCGAACACCAACCACGAGGAGGACCAGCCGGTCCACCTCACGCTCAAGGACCCGGACGTCCCGGTCGCCTACAACCTGCCGCTCTACGACGAACCGGCGCAGCGTTACTGCCCGGCGGGCGTGTACGAGATCGTCGGCGAGGAAACCGGCGACCCGAAGTTCGTCATCAACGCGCAGAATTGCGTCCACTGCAAGACGTGCGACATCAAGGACCCGACACAGAACATCAACTGGGTGGTGCCGGAAGGCGGCGGCGGTCCGAACTATCCGAACATGTGA